In Phyllobacterium zundukense, one DNA window encodes the following:
- the leuA gene encoding 2-isopropylmalate synthase, with product MTDMIAPRQNAGMPSAAKKYEPYPFVDLKDRQWPTRRIEKAPIWCSVDLRDGNQALVDPMGHDRKVRMFALLLDMGFKEIEIGFPSASQTDFDFARWCVEEGNSSPDVSLQVLVQCRPELITRTFESLEGAHKPIVHFYNSTSELQRRVVFNKDVHGIKTIATDAAKMITDMAAKAGGGYRFEYSPESFTGTELDVALEICNAVTEIVKPTPDNKLIINLPSTVEMSTPNIYADRIEWMCRQLDNRENLIISLHPHNDRGTGIAATELGLMAGADRVEGTLFGNGERTGNVDIVTLALNMFTQGVDPEIDCSDINRMKDVYEYSNQLIIPERHPYVGELVYTAFSGSHQDAINKGMKAIKQANKTLWEVPYLPIDPQDVGRSYEAIIRINSQSGKGGIAYILQADYGLNLPRGMQVEFREDIQQITDVEGKEMPSKRIYDRFQEIYVEQPGARLKFVDHHTYPDTEHKGMRILSAEITDRGETKRIEGRGTGPVDGFIDALSHYLGIRLSVVNYSEHSLQHGSDAAAISYMEIEHPTGKLFGAGINKNIVTASLEGIVSAANRIIGS from the coding sequence CCGATCTGGTGTTCCGTCGACTTGCGCGATGGTAATCAGGCACTGGTCGATCCAATGGGCCATGATCGCAAGGTGCGTATGTTTGCACTGTTGCTCGACATGGGATTCAAGGAAATAGAGATCGGTTTTCCGTCCGCATCGCAGACGGATTTCGATTTCGCCCGCTGGTGTGTGGAAGAGGGTAATTCCTCCCCGGACGTTTCCCTGCAGGTGCTGGTGCAGTGCCGGCCGGAATTGATCACCCGCACGTTCGAGTCTCTCGAAGGCGCACACAAGCCAATCGTGCATTTCTACAATTCCACCAGTGAATTGCAGCGCCGTGTCGTGTTCAACAAGGACGTACATGGCATCAAAACCATCGCGACCGATGCCGCCAAGATGATCACCGACATGGCGGCAAAGGCAGGCGGCGGCTACCGGTTCGAATATTCGCCGGAAAGCTTTACCGGCACCGAGCTCGACGTGGCACTGGAGATCTGCAATGCGGTGACGGAGATCGTCAAACCGACTCCTGACAACAAGCTGATCATCAACTTGCCTTCGACCGTCGAAATGTCGACGCCGAACATCTATGCGGACCGCATCGAATGGATGTGCCGCCAGCTTGATAACCGCGAAAATCTGATCATCTCGCTGCATCCGCATAATGATCGGGGAACGGGCATTGCCGCAACCGAACTCGGCCTGATGGCGGGCGCCGACCGTGTCGAAGGCACCTTGTTCGGCAATGGCGAGCGAACCGGTAATGTCGACATCGTCACGCTGGCGCTCAACATGTTTACACAGGGCGTCGATCCGGAAATTGACTGCTCCGACATCAACCGGATGAAAGATGTCTACGAATATTCCAACCAGCTGATAATCCCGGAGCGCCACCCCTATGTCGGCGAACTGGTTTATACAGCCTTCTCCGGTTCGCACCAGGATGCGATCAACAAGGGCATGAAGGCGATCAAGCAGGCGAACAAGACTTTGTGGGAAGTGCCTTATCTGCCGATTGATCCCCAGGATGTCGGCCGCAGCTACGAAGCGATCATCCGCATCAACTCCCAGTCGGGCAAGGGCGGCATCGCCTATATCCTGCAGGCCGATTATGGTTTGAACCTGCCGCGTGGCATGCAAGTGGAGTTCCGTGAGGATATCCAGCAGATTACGGACGTGGAAGGCAAGGAGATGCCCTCCAAGCGCATCTATGACCGCTTCCAGGAAATCTATGTCGAACAGCCCGGTGCCCGCTTGAAATTTGTGGATCACCACACCTATCCGGATACGGAACACAAGGGTATGCGCATCCTTTCTGCAGAAATCACGGATCGCGGTGAGACCAAGCGGATCGAAGGCAGGGGGACCGGGCCGGTCGATGGTTTCATCGATGCACTTTCGCACTATCTCGGTATCAGGCTGTCGGTCGTGAATTATTCGGAACACTCGCTCCAGCATGGCTCCGATGCAGCAGCCATCAGCTATATGGAAATCGAGCACCCGACTGGCAAACTTTTTGGTGCAGGTATCAACAAGAACATCGTGACTGCTTCGCTTGAAGGCATTGTCTCGGCGGCAAACCGGATTATTGGCAGTTGA